A single Candidatus Abyssobacteria bacterium SURF_5 DNA region contains:
- a CDS encoding 3-deoxy-8-phosphooctulonate synthase, which translates to MQDVRVGDIVIGHGRPLALIAGPCVLEEESITFETARFLAGLRDRLSVPVIFKSSYEKDNRGSEKSYIGPGVIEGCKTLKKVKREFGLPVLSDVHRLSDIDVAAEYLDVLQIPAYLCQQTSLLLKAGAAGKPVNVKKGQFIAPDGMSSAVGKILSTGNNQILLTERGSCFGYNNLVSDICSIPVMQALGFPVVFDATHIVRVYGLPSKDPRGGKPEYVPHLMRAGVAAGSNALFLECHPAPMSAKCDAASMIPLAEMQALMEQALEIAEVVRKRKLA; encoded by the coding sequence ATGCAAGATGTAAGAGTTGGCGATATCGTGATCGGCCACGGGCGGCCGCTCGCGCTGATCGCAGGGCCGTGCGTGCTAGAGGAAGAGAGCATTACCTTCGAGACCGCCCGGTTTCTGGCAGGCCTGCGCGACAGGCTCAGTGTTCCGGTCATTTTCAAGTCGTCTTATGAGAAGGATAATCGCGGCTCGGAGAAGTCCTATATCGGGCCCGGCGTGATCGAAGGCTGCAAGACGCTCAAGAAGGTCAAGCGGGAATTCGGGCTTCCGGTGCTATCCGACGTGCACCGGCTGAGCGATATCGACGTCGCGGCCGAATATCTCGACGTGCTGCAGATACCCGCATATCTGTGCCAGCAGACCAGCCTTCTCTTGAAGGCCGGGGCGGCGGGCAAGCCGGTAAACGTGAAGAAGGGGCAATTCATCGCGCCCGACGGCATGTCGAGCGCAGTCGGCAAGATCTTGAGCACCGGCAACAACCAGATACTATTGACCGAGCGCGGGAGCTGCTTCGGTTACAACAATCTGGTTAGCGATATCTGCTCGATTCCGGTCATGCAGGCGCTCGGGTTTCCGGTGGTGTTCGACGCGACGCACATCGTGCGCGTGTACGGACTGCCGAGCAAGGACCCGCGGGGCGGCAAGCCGGAGTATGTGCCGCATCTGATGCGGGCCGGCGTGGCGGCGGGCAGCAACGCGCTGTTCCTTGAATGCCATCCCGCGCCGATGAGCGCCAAGTGCGATGCCGCCAGCATGATCCCTCTCGCGGAAATGCAGGCGTTGATGGAGCAGGCCCTCGAGATTGCGGAGGTAGTGCGAAAGCGGAAGTTGGCTTGA